Proteins encoded by one window of Actinocorallia herbida:
- a CDS encoding TetR/AcrR family transcriptional regulator, with amino-acid sequence MTTSDRPDADRPAQEHRETPLRRDAERNRERIIDAARSAFASDGIEISMASVARAAGVGIATLFRRFPTREDLIDAVFADTMHGYVEAVETALADPDPWHGFTGYVETVSAMQAADRGFAELLTMTFPTATLMETERHRAYTGFLTLVERAKTTGRLREDFVSQDLVLLLMANAGVIAATRTAAPDSWRRLIGYLLQAFAAPPTAPLPPAPDPEDLARAMLGLNCASRGQEPPANGVQTVAHPAK; translated from the coding sequence ATGACGACCTCGGACCGCCCCGACGCAGACCGGCCCGCCCAGGAGCACCGCGAAACGCCACTGCGCAGGGACGCCGAGCGGAACCGGGAAAGGATCATCGACGCGGCGCGCAGTGCCTTCGCCTCCGACGGCATCGAGATCTCGATGGCCTCGGTCGCCAGGGCCGCAGGGGTCGGGATCGCCACCCTGTTCCGGCGGTTCCCCACCCGCGAGGACCTCATCGACGCCGTCTTCGCCGACACCATGCACGGCTACGTCGAAGCCGTCGAGACCGCCCTGGCCGACCCCGACCCCTGGCACGGCTTCACCGGCTACGTCGAAACGGTGAGCGCCATGCAGGCCGCCGACCGCGGCTTCGCCGAACTCCTCACCATGACCTTCCCCACCGCCACCCTCATGGAGACCGAACGCCACCGCGCCTACACCGGCTTCCTCACCCTGGTAGAACGCGCCAAGACGACCGGACGACTGCGCGAGGACTTCGTCTCACAAGACCTCGTCCTCCTCCTCATGGCCAACGCCGGAGTCATCGCCGCCACCCGCACCGCCGCCCCCGACTCCTGGCGCCGCCTCATCGGCTACCTCCTCCAAGCCTTCGCCGCACCCCCCACCGCCCCCCTGCCCCCCGCCCCCGACCCCGAAGACCTCGCCCGCGCCATGCTCGGCCTCAACTGCGCGTCGCGCGGCCAGGAACCCCCTGCCAACGGTGTACAGACGGTGGCGCACCCCGCTAAGTGA
- a CDS encoding Lrp/AsnC family transcriptional regulator: MDALDTALLRLLLEEPRAGMREYARVLGIARGTVQARLARLEREGVIAGYGPRLQPSGLGYPVLAWVNLHLAQGRLDEVVGLIERMPEALEAHTIAGGEGDLMCRVVARDNAHLEEVIQQLLRMPGVVRTQTQIVLRERVRHRMLPLVAQLDRRSAAPDR, from the coding sequence ATGGACGCTCTGGACACGGCACTGCTCCGGCTCCTCCTGGAGGAGCCCCGCGCGGGCATGCGCGAATACGCCCGCGTCCTCGGAATCGCCCGGGGCACGGTGCAGGCGAGGCTGGCCCGCCTGGAGCGCGAAGGGGTGATCGCGGGGTATGGGCCGCGCCTCCAGCCGTCGGGTCTGGGCTATCCGGTGCTCGCCTGGGTGAACCTGCACCTGGCGCAGGGCCGGCTCGACGAGGTCGTCGGCCTCATCGAGCGGATGCCCGAGGCGCTGGAGGCGCACACGATCGCGGGAGGGGAGGGAGACCTCATGTGCCGGGTCGTGGCCAGGGACAACGCGCACCTGGAGGAAGTGATCCAGCAGCTTCTCAGGATGCCGGGGGTCGTGCGCACACAGACCCAGATCGTGCTGCGGGAGCGGGTCCGCCACCGCATGCTGCCGCTCGTCGCGCAGTTGGATCGTAGGAGCGCCGCGCCGGACCGCTGA